One stretch of Carassius gibelio isolate Cgi1373 ecotype wild population from Czech Republic chromosome B1, carGib1.2-hapl.c, whole genome shotgun sequence DNA includes these proteins:
- the LOC127948638 gene encoding interferon-induced protein 44-like, with translation MGSSESTPVPRPPSPPPPNPELDKPWRKFDWGQKEDLKKKLENFCPSHPEVNYIKILVAGEVGAGKSSFINSLDSTFLGRISSRALVDTSGGDSHSFTKNLKGFTIRSGKKALPFVFKDIMGLEPEAFEGSQTEDIINTVFGHVKDGYEFNEEKPLNFKDQQFNQNPNLSDQCFCLVYVLPADIFQYTDDRLIDKLKIIRKRISEKGIPQVVVMTKMDEACPLVNKDLKKMYTSKKIKEKMELCSAKLGVPMTNIFPVKNYHNEIDTDDDIDVLLLKALEQIVQLADDRLEDIDSY, from the exons ATGGGATCATCAGAGTCTACACCAGTGCCACGgccaccatcaccaccaccaccaaatcCAG aaCTGGATAAACCATGGAGGAAATTTGACTGGGG ACAGAAAGAAGACCtaaaaaaaaagcttgaaaacTTCTGTCCAAGTCATCCAGAAGTAAACTACATCAAGATCCTGGTAGCTGGAGAAGTTGGAGCCGGAAAGTCCAGCTTTATTAACTCACTCGATAGCACCTTTCTGGGACGGATCTCCTCTAGAGCACTAGTTGATACATCTGGTGGTGACAGTCATAGTTTCACTAAAAAT CTCAAAGGATTCACCATCAGAAGTGGGAAAAAAGCATTGCCCTTCGTCTTCAAAGACATCATGGGATTGGAACCTGAAGCATTTGAAGGATCGCAAACAGAAGATATCATCAATACTGTGTTTGGTCACGTGAAGGACGGCTATGAA TTCAACGAAGAGAAGCCACTCAATTTTAAGGATCAACAATTCAACCAAAACCCCAACCTCTCCGACCAGTGTTTCTGCCTGGTTTACGTCCTACCTGCAGATATATTCCAATACACAGATGATCGTCTTATTGACAAGCTGAAGATCATCCGCAAGAGAATCAGTGAAAAGG GGATTCCTCAAGTGGTTGTCATGACTAAAATGGATGAAGCATGTCCACTGGTCAATAAAGATCTGAAAAAGATGTACACTAGCAAGAAAATCAAGGAGAAG ATGGAGTTGTGCAGTGCTAAATTAGGTGTGCCAATGACAAACATATTCCCTGTGAAGAACTACCACAATGAGATCGACACAGATGATGACATTGATGTTCTGTTACTAAAGGCTCTTGAACAGATTGTTCAGCTTGCTGATGATAGATTGGAGGATATTGATAGCTACtga